The sequence below is a genomic window from Cellulosilyticum sp. I15G10I2.
CAGCTTCTTACAAATACAAAAATCTTTTGTAGCTGTGAGGTAGATTTTGGGGGAGAACAAAACACAAGATGTTGTCCAGTATGTACTGGGCTTCCAGGTACACTGCCCGTACTTAATAAGCAAGTAGTAAACTATGCGATACGAGGCGGCCTTGCACTTAACTGTGACATTAACAGATTCTCAAAGATAGATAGAAAGAACTATTTTTATCCTGATCTTCCTAAGGCTTATCAAATTTCACAGTTTGATTTACCTTTATGTATAGATGGGAAGGTAAAAATAGATGTAGATGAAGAAGAAAAATATATTCGTGTGCATCGTATTCATATAGAAGAAGATGCGGGCAAGCTTGTACATGATGATATCGATAATACAAGTCTTGCAGATTATAATAGGTGTGGGGTTCCACTTATAGAGATTGTTTCTGAGCCGGATATAGGATCAAGTGAAGAAGCAAAAGCTTATGTGGAGAAAGTTGCAGGCCTTTTGCAGTATGCAGGAGTCAGCCTATGCCGAATGGAAGAAGGTTCATTAAGAGCTGATGTTAATATCTCTCTTAAAACGCCGGAAGCTGCAAAGCTTGGTACAAAGGTAGAAATCAAAAATCTTAACTCCCTTAAGTCTATTGTAAGAGCGATCGAGTATGAAATAGAAAGACAAACAAAAATGCTTAACGCTGGAGAAGAGATTATTCAAGAGACAAGAAGATTTAATGATAATAGAGGTATAACGACTTCTATGCGTTCTAAAGAGGATGCTCATGACTATCGCTATTTTAAAGAGCCAGATGTTACCCCTGTAAGTATTACAGATGAAGATATAGAAACAATAAGAAAAGAACTTCCTATGCTTATTGATGAGCGTTTTATGCTTTATGTCAAAGAATATGGTTTAAATAGAGCGGATGCAAAGATCCTTGTGGCCACTAAAGAAATATCCGATTTGTATAATGAAGCGATTAGTCATTATCCAAATTATAAAGCAGTAGCAAACTTTATAGTGGTAGAACTCTTAAGATATGTTAATGAAGGAGAACTTGATAGTAAAAACATTCCTTTTAAAGCCGAAGAGTTTGCAGAACTTGTAAAAATGGGCGAAGAAGAAATTGTTAATAAAAACAATGCTAAAGCTATCTTAAAGATCATGTTAGAAGGACAAAAATCACCACAGCAGATTGCTAAAGATGAAGGCTTTCTTATGAATGATAGTACAGATGAAATAGAAGAAGTAGTAAATGCAGTAGTTGGTGAATTTACTAAAGAAGTAGAAGGCTATCTTGCCGGTAAAGAAAAATTATTTGCTTTTCTGATGGGGCAATGCAGTAAGAGACTTGCAGGCAGAGCTAATCCGAAGAAGATTAAAGAAATACTTGAAGAAAAACTTAATAAACTTAAGTAAGCTAGAAAGGAGGCGTTTTTTTTGTTAAAGATGGATGGCGTATCAATTAAAAAAACACTGGATATAGAGTATATCAAACAAAATATAGACAGTACAGTAACTATAGAAGCATGTGTACACAAGATTAGAACAATGAGTGAATTTTCTTTTATTATTCTTAGAACGGCTAAATATCTTGTTCAGGCTATTTATGAAAAAGATAAATGTAAAAAGACTATAGATGATTTAAGAGAAGGATGCTATATTAGAGTACAAGGGCATATTAAAGAAGACGAAAGGGCAAACCTAGGTTTTGAACTTCAGCTTACAGATTTTGAGATATTAAGCAGACCAAGTGGGGATTATCCTCTTAATGTTGCACATAAGAAAATAGGATGTGGACTTGAAGCGAATTTAGATAATCGTTCAGTTGCACTTAGAAACCCTTATGAAAAAACTATTTTCAAAATTCAAGAAGGCGTTGTTTCTGGATTTAGAGAATTTATGCTAAAGGAAGGTTTTACGCAAGTTTTCACTCCTAAAATAGTGGCACATGGCGCAGAAGGTGGAGCCAATATCTTTAAGCTTGACTATTTCGACCAAGAAGCCTATCTTGCACAAAGTCCTCAATTCTATAAACAAACTTCAGTTGCTTTTTTTGATAGAGTATTTGAAATAGCACCTGTATATAGAGCTGAAAAGCACAATACATCAAGGCATCTTAATGAATATATTGGACTTGACTTTGAAATGGGATTTATAGATAGTATGTATGATATAATGACAATGGAAACAGCTATGCTTAAACATGTTATGAATTATCTTAATGAAAATTACAAAGAAGAGCTTCAAGTTTTAGGGGTTACTCTTCCTGTAATAGATACCATACCATCAGTTACTTTTGTAGAAGCCATAGAGCTTATGAAGGGTAAGGGCGGAAAAAATAAATATGACTTAGAACCAGAGGACGAAGTGCTGCTTTGTGAGTATGCAAAAGAAAACTGGGGCAGTGAGTTTGTATT
It includes:
- the gatB gene encoding Asp-tRNA(Asn)/Glu-tRNA(Gln) amidotransferase subunit GatB, with the protein product MAKYIPVIGLEIHAQLLTNTKIFCSCEVDFGGEQNTRCCPVCTGLPGTLPVLNKQVVNYAIRGGLALNCDINRFSKIDRKNYFYPDLPKAYQISQFDLPLCIDGKVKIDVDEEEKYIRVHRIHIEEDAGKLVHDDIDNTSLADYNRCGVPLIEIVSEPDIGSSEEAKAYVEKVAGLLQYAGVSLCRMEEGSLRADVNISLKTPEAAKLGTKVEIKNLNSLKSIVRAIEYEIERQTKMLNAGEEIIQETRRFNDNRGITTSMRSKEDAHDYRYFKEPDVTPVSITDEDIETIRKELPMLIDERFMLYVKEYGLNRADAKILVATKEISDLYNEAISHYPNYKAVANFIVVELLRYVNEGELDSKNIPFKAEEFAELVKMGEEEIVNKNNAKAILKIMLEGQKSPQQIAKDEGFLMNDSTDEIEEVVNAVVGEFTKEVEGYLAGKEKLFAFLMGQCSKRLAGRANPKKIKEILEEKLNKLK
- the aspS gene encoding aspartate--tRNA(Asn) ligase, whose protein sequence is MDGVSIKKTLDIEYIKQNIDSTVTIEACVHKIRTMSEFSFIILRTAKYLVQAIYEKDKCKKTIDDLREGCYIRVQGHIKEDERANLGFELQLTDFEILSRPSGDYPLNVAHKKIGCGLEANLDNRSVALRNPYEKTIFKIQEGVVSGFREFMLKEGFTQVFTPKIVAHGAEGGANIFKLDYFDQEAYLAQSPQFYKQTSVAFFDRVFEIAPVYRAEKHNTSRHLNEYIGLDFEMGFIDSMYDIMTMETAMLKHVMNYLNENYKEELQVLGVTLPVIDTIPSVTFVEAIELMKGKGGKNKYDLEPEDEVLLCEYAKENWGSEFVFITHFPASKRPFYAMNDKEDDRFALSFDLLFRGLEITTGGQRIHDYTEQVAKMKEMGMHPEEFTHYLNIHKYGMPPHGGLGIGLERLVMKLLNLQNIRQASMFPRDVHRLEP